The following coding sequences lie in one Williamwhitmania sp. genomic window:
- a CDS encoding molybdenum cofactor guanylyltransferase, producing MNVKQVTGIILAGGKSSRFGVDKGLFPYLGKPMVEYAINLLRPLCAELLIITNNPKDYTFTGLKLVEDLHKGLGPLAGIHSGLLASRNSYNLVIGCDLPELHSDLFRVLLNHKEGHQVVMPIHNGLKESMASYFHRSSIPIVEEALHNNRLKIFDAIVPLKTLFLDVVGMPFYSENLFTNINTKADINFHKRIGE from the coding sequence ATGAATGTAAAACAGGTTACCGGAATAATACTGGCTGGCGGAAAAAGCAGCCGTTTCGGGGTTGATAAGGGGCTGTTCCCATATCTTGGTAAACCGATGGTGGAATATGCCATTAATCTTTTACGCCCATTATGTGCCGAGTTGCTTATAATCACCAATAATCCAAAAGATTATACTTTCACTGGACTAAAACTTGTTGAGGATTTACATAAAGGTCTTGGTCCATTAGCAGGAATTCATTCTGGCTTACTTGCATCAAGAAATTCATACAATTTGGTGATTGGATGTGATTTACCAGAACTGCATTCTGACTTATTTCGTGTATTGCTCAATCATAAAGAGGGCCATCAAGTTGTTATGCCAATACACAATGGACTTAAAGAGAGCATGGCTAGCTACTTTCATCGCAGCAGTATTCCAATTGTAGAAGAAGCGTTGCACAATAATCGACTAAAAATATTCGATGCCATTGTTCCACTTAAAACACTTTTTCTCGACGTTGTGGGTATGCCCTTCTACTCAGAAAACCTCTTTACCAATATCAACACCAAAGCGGATATCAACTTTCATAAAAGAATTGGGGAATGA
- a CDS encoding TetR/AcrR family transcriptional regulator codes for MSLTREKIMDLGETLIRTRGYNGFSYNDISSELGIKNAAVHYYFPSKESLGTAIVRTNLQRFEEMVENIQSREFDELRQLDAFLKIYIRSNREKKLCLVGAMSPDINTLNDSTALELKKLVEYTSSWLTELLDKGRQKGIFAFSGEARDKAMAIFSSLVSGLQLSRVVDNFDFKSLYRFIQADLKA; via the coding sequence ATGTCACTTACTCGGGAAAAAATAATGGATTTGGGTGAAACGTTGATCCGCACGCGCGGATATAATGGCTTCAGCTATAATGACATATCTTCTGAGTTGGGCATTAAAAATGCTGCTGTTCACTACTATTTCCCATCAAAGGAGAGTTTGGGCACTGCCATTGTTCGTACAAACCTGCAACGGTTTGAGGAGATGGTGGAAAATATTCAGAGCCGTGAGTTTGATGAGCTAAGGCAACTAGATGCTTTTCTAAAGATTTATATCAGGAGTAATCGCGAAAAAAAGTTGTGTCTTGTGGGTGCCATGAGTCCCGACATTAATACACTCAACGACTCTACCGCATTGGAACTGAAAAAGTTGGTTGAGTATACCTCTTCGTGGCTCACGGAATTGCTCGACAAGGGTCGTCAAAAGGGCATATTTGCATTTTCGGGAGAAGCACGAGATAAGGCAATGGCCATTTTCTCGAGTCTCGTATCTGGATTGCAGCTAAGCAGAGTGGTGGATAATTTTGATTTTAAATCGCTCTATCGATTTATTCAGGCCGATTTAAAGGCATAA
- a CDS encoding nucleoside-triphosphatase: MTTFIPYKPLSEKWLKASVIGSLWAVVEIVLGSLLHNLKIPFAGSILSFFTVYLIIAFFQLWKLDGVIWRSGLICALMKSLAPSSIILGPMLGIFSEALILEIIIRSFGKNIFAYGIGGALTVFSALIHKTISLLVLYGWDFVTILKNIYLYAANQLKITNLEPVNILIIVAAIYLTIGCLAGMLGYITGQQFLKQNHAGKSPLIKGNAKSDLFPYTSKKNHASLLLLLIITMLIVGMVIISQTHILISATFTLLFLGSISMRYKQNMRFLKKRVIWIQLSLILLFSAIFYDGFSFNGLLQPEGWIVGWKMVFRAMILLAAFSAISRELQSPVVKNILCRRGLKNLYQSLELSFTALPELVEAFANDTSRLFGFKKLTFTMLSSSQSLLENFVTIESNKPTVFILSGMVNEGKTTLAKEVVSNLQKRGISIQGFFSVATDNVDGKSYYVEDITTGSKELLCSAQPIRGNLKSGRFYFSEEGLNHGLHILEKALLQPNQLTVIDEIGPLEINDKGWAPAIPALLNQPKSTHLWVVRERLVNVVIRKWSVGNVYVFNLKEDSIDEIAASIAKNMLIE; encoded by the coding sequence ATGACCACATTTATACCCTACAAACCACTGTCAGAAAAATGGCTTAAAGCCTCAGTGATTGGTAGCTTATGGGCTGTTGTTGAAATAGTTTTAGGAAGCCTACTGCACAATTTAAAAATCCCATTTGCTGGAAGCATCTTGTCATTTTTCACAGTTTACCTAATCATTGCCTTCTTTCAGCTCTGGAAACTTGATGGAGTAATTTGGCGCTCCGGACTCATTTGTGCTCTCATGAAGTCGCTTGCGCCCAGCTCCATAATACTTGGCCCAATGCTCGGCATTTTTTCAGAGGCGTTAATATTAGAGATTATCATTCGAAGTTTTGGGAAGAATATATTTGCCTATGGCATCGGTGGTGCACTTACCGTATTTAGTGCGCTGATACACAAAACAATCTCTCTTCTTGTTCTTTATGGATGGGATTTTGTGACCATCCTAAAAAATATCTATTTATATGCAGCGAATCAGCTGAAGATTACCAACCTAGAACCAGTAAATATACTAATTATCGTTGCAGCAATTTATCTAACAATTGGTTGCCTTGCAGGTATGTTGGGATACATCACTGGTCAACAATTTCTTAAACAGAATCACGCTGGGAAATCACCACTAATCAAGGGTAATGCCAAGAGCGATTTGTTCCCTTACACCTCAAAAAAGAATCACGCTTCACTTCTCCTCCTGTTAATTATTACCATGCTCATTGTAGGCATGGTAATCATATCACAAACCCACATTCTCATTTCGGCCACATTTACGCTCCTGTTTTTAGGTTCCATTAGCATGCGATATAAACAAAACATGAGATTTTTGAAGAAGAGAGTTATTTGGATACAACTATCACTAATCTTACTGTTTTCTGCCATTTTCTACGATGGATTCTCGTTCAATGGCCTATTACAACCAGAAGGTTGGATTGTTGGATGGAAGATGGTTTTTAGAGCAATGATTTTATTGGCAGCCTTTTCGGCAATTAGTAGGGAACTTCAAAGTCCGGTTGTTAAAAACATCCTCTGCAGGCGAGGCTTAAAGAACCTATACCAATCGCTGGAGTTGAGCTTTACAGCTCTACCGGAATTGGTGGAGGCATTTGCAAATGATACCTCAAGGTTGTTTGGATTTAAAAAGTTAACCTTTACCATGCTAAGTAGCTCCCAATCGTTACTGGAGAATTTCGTAACCATTGAAAGCAATAAGCCAACTGTTTTTATTCTGAGTGGAATGGTGAATGAAGGCAAAACTACGCTTGCAAAAGAAGTGGTATCAAACCTTCAAAAAAGAGGCATTTCTATTCAAGGCTTCTTTTCGGTTGCAACTGATAACGTAGATGGGAAAAGTTATTACGTTGAAGATATCACCACCGGCTCGAAAGAATTACTTTGCTCAGCACAACCCATTAGAGGAAACCTTAAATCGGGTCGATTCTACTTTTCCGAAGAGGGGCTAAACCATGGCCTTCACATTCTTGAGAAGGCGCTTCTTCAACCAAACCAACTGACTGTTATCGACGAAATTGGCCCCTTGGAGATAAACGACAAGGGATGGGCTCCGGCAATTCCTGCCTTGTTAAACCAACCTAAATCGACCCATCTTTGGGTTGTAAGGGAAAGACTTGTAAATGTTGTTATTAGAAAATGGAGTGTTGGAAATGTATATGTCTTCAACTTAAAAGAGGACAGCATCGATGAGATTGCAGCTTCCATTGCTAAGAACATGTTAATTGAATAG